In Stutzerimonas stutzeri, a genomic segment contains:
- the rpoS gene encoding RNA polymerase sigma factor RpoS, with amino-acid sequence MALKKEVPEFDVDDAVLLMEPPAEVDPIDDLPRVGSAGTRSKTATVKQHKFIDYTRALDATQLYLNEIGFSPLLTPEQEVHYARLAQKGDPAGRKRMIESNLRLVVKIARRYVNRGLSLLDLVEEGNLGLIRAVEKFDPERGFRFSTYATWWIRQTIERAIMNQTRTIRLPIHVVKELNVYLRAARELTQKLDHEPSPEEIANLLEKPVAEVKRMLGLNERVTSVDVSLGPDTDKTLLDTLTDDRPSDPCDLLLDDDLSESIDQWLSDLTEKQREVVIRRFGLRGHESCTLEEVGQEIGLTRERVRQIQVEALKRLREILERNGLSSESLFR; translated from the coding sequence ATGGCTCTCAAAAAAGAAGTGCCGGAGTTTGACGTAGACGATGCCGTTCTACTCATGGAACCGCCCGCGGAGGTCGATCCAATCGATGACCTGCCTCGCGTCGGTTCAGCGGGCACCCGATCCAAGACCGCGACTGTCAAGCAACACAAGTTCATCGACTACACCCGGGCGCTTGACGCCACTCAGCTATACCTCAATGAAATCGGATTTTCTCCTCTCCTGACCCCCGAGCAAGAAGTGCATTACGCACGTCTGGCACAAAAGGGCGATCCGGCGGGGCGCAAGCGCATGATCGAAAGCAACCTGCGTTTGGTGGTGAAGATCGCGCGGCGCTACGTAAACCGGGGGCTGTCGCTGCTGGACCTGGTCGAGGAGGGCAACCTTGGGCTGATTCGGGCCGTCGAGAAATTCGACCCTGAGCGTGGTTTTCGTTTTTCCACCTACGCCACGTGGTGGATTCGCCAGACCATCGAGCGGGCGATCATGAATCAGACCCGCACCATTCGCCTGCCGATACACGTGGTCAAGGAACTGAACGTCTACCTGCGCGCTGCTCGCGAGCTGACGCAGAAGCTCGACCATGAACCCAGCCCGGAGGAGATCGCAAATCTACTCGAGAAGCCGGTTGCAGAGGTCAAGCGAATGCTGGGGCTGAACGAGCGTGTGACCTCGGTGGATGTGTCGCTAGGACCGGACACGGACAAGACATTGCTCGACACCCTGACCGATGATCGGCCGAGCGATCCCTGCGATTTGCTGCTTGACGATGATCTGTCGGAGAGCATCGACCAATGGCTGTCCGATCTGACCGAGAAGCAACGTGAAGTAGTCATCCGGCGCTTCGGTTTGCGTGGCCATGAGAGCTGCACGCTGGAGGAAGTGGGCCAGGAAATCGGCCTGACCCGTGAGCGTGTACGGCAGATCCAGGTCGAGGCACTCAAGCGCTTGCGCGAGATCCTCGAGCGCAACGGCCTGTCGAGCGAATCCCTGTTCCGTTAA
- a CDS encoding NUDIX hydrolase: MTSNVLKIATACLLDETGRILIVRKRGTRMFMLPGGKIEAEETPLQALRRELREELNLGIDASQLRSLGHFQARAANEPDHWVQADVFFAHLKGKVRAQAEIEVLDWFEVQAQHQEHLAPLLREQVLPALIQRLAEKDTENTIRC; this comes from the coding sequence ATGACCTCCAACGTTCTGAAAATTGCCACGGCTTGCCTGCTCGATGAAACCGGCAGGATATTGATCGTACGCAAGCGCGGCACTCGTATGTTCATGCTGCCCGGCGGCAAGATAGAAGCTGAGGAAACTCCATTGCAGGCGCTCAGGCGTGAGCTTCGAGAGGAACTGAATCTGGGGATAGACGCGTCGCAGCTGCGATCGCTGGGCCATTTTCAGGCACGTGCAGCCAACGAGCCGGACCACTGGGTGCAGGCCGATGTCTTCTTCGCTCATCTGAAAGGCAAGGTACGGGCTCAGGCAGAGATCGAGGTGCTGGACTGGTTTGAAGTGCAGGCGCAGCACCAAGAGCATCTCGCTCCACTGCTGCGCGAACAGGTGCTCCCCGCGCTTATCCAGCGTCTGGCTGAAAAAGATACTGAAAACACCATTCGGTGCTGA
- a CDS encoding GNAT family N-acetyltransferase, with protein MSEFQLRQLPAARQPLLNKFYRAHGTHMRVPAGANCWVAGHAEIVAGLCLSPVANGHWLTGLLVAPSRRHHGLAKRLMAQALADCGGPVWLFCEPKLAAFYQQLGFSEPTTLPEALASRLRRYNRNKTLVALWHDKERLHDLQRSENCHGLPAR; from the coding sequence ATGTCCGAATTTCAGCTACGTCAGCTTCCGGCTGCACGCCAACCTTTGCTTAATAAATTCTACCGAGCCCATGGCACCCACATGCGTGTGCCAGCCGGGGCGAATTGTTGGGTCGCGGGACATGCGGAGATCGTTGCGGGGTTATGTCTGAGCCCCGTTGCCAACGGCCACTGGCTGACTGGGTTACTGGTCGCGCCAAGCCGGCGCCACCATGGTCTGGCGAAACGGTTGATGGCCCAGGCCTTGGCCGACTGCGGAGGCCCTGTCTGGCTGTTTTGTGAACCCAAGCTAGCGGCGTTTTACCAACAACTGGGCTTCAGCGAACCCACGACACTGCCTGAGGCATTGGCCTCCCGCCTGCGTCGTTACAACCGAAACAAGACGCTCGTGGCGCTATGGCACGATAAAGAGAGATTGCATGACCTCCAACGTTCTGAAAATTGCCACGGCTTGCCTGCTCGATGA
- a CDS encoding sodium:solute symporter family protein: MLDLAIVAAFILYGLGSGLRARGKASQSLDEYFLAGRTIKGWKAGFSMAATQFAADTPLLVTGLVATAGVFALWRLWIYGLAFLLMAFVFAVGWRRAGVLTDAELTRVRYSGKGVTPLRLLKAIYYGTVINCVVLAMVLVAAIRIAEVFLPWHLWLPVGLYEPIVSFVSSAGIQLGESITGLSPAMMSANNLISILLILAFTAMYSITGGLRAVVQTDVMQFSLAMIGTLLYAWFVVDAAGGLGGLTDRIVDLYGADQASKMLSFAPPADAGEALMPFLVIVGLQWFFQMNSDGTGYLAQRSMACPTDRDARIAGLVFTWLQIFLRSLFWMAIAIGLLVLYPFTPGEMAGDGFTAGREALFVRGIEDLLPPGVRGLMLVGLLAALASTVDTHLNWGASYWSNDVYGGVFAPHVLKRKPRDRELVIVARLSNVLILVIAMIIMANLGSIQTAWFISLLFGAGMGSVLVLRWLWERINLYSELTAMGVSLITAPVLLYYLGTDPEREWVRLGIMALVTTTAAILVTFVTPATDDATLKRFYHRVRPFGFWQHAAMLNGVAAAVSVRALGTRLSAVAITAVSLFSLLVGVGRLMFPSPEGSAVLGWVCVALGLLLIPVWLRIAMGRQFDSDPEDEPLPDDSTKGISARYD; encoded by the coding sequence ATGTTGGATCTAGCGATAGTGGCGGCTTTCATCCTCTATGGTCTGGGTTCTGGCTTGCGCGCACGCGGCAAGGCGTCGCAGAGCCTCGACGAATATTTTCTCGCTGGTAGAACGATCAAGGGCTGGAAGGCGGGCTTTTCCATGGCCGCGACTCAGTTCGCCGCCGATACGCCTCTGCTGGTGACCGGCCTGGTTGCTACCGCTGGCGTCTTTGCTCTATGGCGCCTATGGATCTACGGTCTTGCATTCCTGCTGATGGCGTTCGTGTTTGCGGTGGGCTGGCGGCGTGCCGGGGTATTGACCGATGCCGAGCTGACTCGCGTGCGATATAGCGGCAAGGGCGTCACTCCGCTGCGTTTGCTCAAGGCAATCTATTACGGCACGGTGATCAACTGCGTTGTGCTTGCGATGGTGCTGGTAGCAGCCATCCGCATCGCCGAGGTGTTCCTGCCTTGGCATCTGTGGCTGCCCGTAGGGCTCTACGAGCCCATTGTGAGTTTCGTTTCCAGTGCCGGGATTCAGCTTGGCGAGAGCATCACCGGACTGAGCCCGGCGATGATGAGCGCCAATAACCTGATATCTATTCTCCTGATCCTCGCGTTCACCGCGATGTATTCGATTACCGGTGGATTGCGGGCCGTGGTCCAGACGGATGTGATGCAGTTCAGCTTGGCCATGATAGGCACGTTGCTATATGCCTGGTTCGTCGTTGATGCCGCTGGTGGCCTAGGTGGGCTGACGGATCGCATTGTCGACCTTTATGGCGCCGATCAGGCCAGCAAGATGTTGTCCTTCGCACCGCCTGCCGATGCAGGCGAGGCACTGATGCCGTTTTTGGTGATTGTCGGACTGCAATGGTTTTTTCAGATGAATTCCGACGGTACCGGCTATCTCGCGCAAAGAAGCATGGCGTGCCCGACCGATCGCGACGCCCGTATAGCGGGCCTGGTGTTTACCTGGTTACAGATCTTTCTGCGCAGCCTGTTCTGGATGGCAATTGCGATCGGACTGCTGGTGCTTTATCCGTTCACGCCAGGAGAAATGGCCGGCGACGGTTTTACCGCAGGGCGAGAAGCGCTCTTTGTGCGAGGCATCGAAGATCTGCTGCCGCCGGGAGTGCGCGGCTTGATGTTGGTTGGCCTGCTGGCGGCACTGGCTTCCACCGTCGATACGCACCTTAACTGGGGCGCCTCCTACTGGAGTAATGACGTCTATGGAGGCGTGTTTGCACCACATGTGCTGAAGCGCAAGCCACGGGACCGCGAATTGGTGATTGTGGCGCGGTTGTCCAACGTGCTGATTCTAGTCATCGCGATGATCATCATGGCGAACCTGGGCTCGATCCAGACGGCCTGGTTCATCTCGCTACTGTTCGGCGCAGGGATGGGATCAGTGCTGGTGCTGCGGTGGCTCTGGGAACGTATCAATCTCTACTCTGAGCTGACCGCAATGGGCGTCTCGCTGATCACTGCGCCTGTGCTGCTTTACTATCTGGGCACCGATCCGGAGCGCGAGTGGGTGCGCCTCGGCATCATGGCATTGGTCACCACGACCGCAGCCATCCTGGTCACCTTCGTCACGCCGGCGACCGACGATGCGACGCTCAAGCGCTTCTACCACCGGGTACGCCCGTTTGGCTTCTGGCAGCACGCGGCGATGCTCAACGGCGTAGCCGCAGCGGTGTCGGTCAGAGCACTTGGTACGCGGCTGTCAGCCGTTGCGATTACAGCCGTTTCGCTATTCTCCCTGCTGGTCGGCGTGGGTCGCTTGATGTTTCCTTCGCCGGAGGGCAGCGCCGTACTCGGCTGGGTATGCGTGGCGCTAGGCTTGTTGTTGATACCAGTATGGCTACGTATTGCCATGGGGCGGCAGTTCGACAGCGATCCGGAAGATGAGCCATTGCCAGACGATTCGACGAAAGGCATTAGCGCTCGGTACGACTGA